The Deinococcus wulumuqiensis R12 genome has a window encoding:
- a CDS encoding helix-turn-helix domain-containing protein, which translates to MTDMTFGQFVAQERSAQGWSQEELAEKAALSTRAISAIEQGQVKDPRISTVRALARAFGESFFAEAYHYFDKRRTPAQEDSTA; encoded by the coding sequence ATGACCGATATGACGTTTGGGCAATTTGTGGCCCAAGAACGCAGTGCCCAGGGGTGGTCACAGGAAGAGTTGGCCGAAAAAGCCGCACTCAGTACCCGTGCCATCTCTGCCATAGAGCAAGGGCAGGTCAAGGATCCTCGAATCAGCACGGTTCGTGCTTTGGCCCGTGCCTTCGGGGAGTCTTTTTTTGCTGAGGCTTATCACTATTTCGATAAGCGCCGTACTCCCGCCCAGGAGGATTCCACCGCATGA
- a CDS encoding XRE family transcriptional regulator: MTRPPTPLRKRKPEWALAIELRRTQLQLSQEVVAERAEMSQSYYSDIERGSKELMGLTLGKLLGLARALDWTLLDMQRATGVDFGLAELELVGEGSADVYPLDAALDPSRPGAPVDHDAVAPGIVRPLLLRADTEEMQGTTRASIRPGSILHVDLNDTELDEGRVYVITDEDGPHVRLYTVTRLGAVFRAENRIFEDIPADEARVVGRVVSVASDYDPNLN, encoded by the coding sequence ATGACTAGACCTCCCACCCCTCTAAGGAAGAGAAAGCCGGAATGGGCGCTTGCAATCGAACTGCGCCGCACCCAGCTTCAGCTCTCGCAGGAGGTCGTCGCTGAGCGGGCTGAGATGTCGCAGTCCTATTACTCGGACATCGAGCGCGGCTCTAAAGAGCTGATGGGGCTGACTCTTGGCAAGCTGCTTGGACTCGCCCGCGCCCTCGACTGGACCCTGCTCGACATGCAGCGGGCCACCGGCGTGGACTTTGGCCTGGCTGAACTGGAGCTGGTGGGAGAAGGCAGCGCCGATGTCTACCCGCTCGACGCGGCCCTGGACCCCTCGCGCCCCGGCGCCCCAGTGGACCATGACGCGGTGGCCCCAGGCATCGTGCGCCCGCTGCTGCTGCGGGCCGACACCGAGGAAATGCAGGGCACCACGCGGGCCAGCATTCGCCCCGGCAGCATCCTGCACGTTGACCTCAACGACACCGAACTGGACGAGGGGCGCGTGTACGTCATCACCGACGAGGACGGCCCCCATGTTCGTCTCTACACCGTGACCCGGCTGGGCGCTGTGTTCCGCGCCGAGAACCGCATTTTCGAGGACATACCCGCCGACGAAGCCCGCGTGGTGGGCCGAGTGGTATCCGTCGCCAGCGACTACGACCCCAACCTGAACTGA
- a CDS encoding LexA family protein encodes MFQTYFLRKRPLPRTAPICGYVSAGRPLEAEPFLARRRMPIPVQLRRFGMAVFRVTGDSMTREDGSGLVDGGWVLVDTRDPLTHDGHLGAFQLDDGTMVTKRYGLHKGRPSMHSDNPAYEPLPLSAGIRRLGRVYAYSTDGRTWEKVGWKGWN; translated from the coding sequence ATGTTCCAGACCTACTTCCTGAGAAAACGTCCCCTCCCCCGCACCGCGCCCATCTGCGGGTATGTCAGCGCGGGGCGACCTCTGGAGGCCGAACCGTTCCTGGCGCGTCGGCGCATGCCGATTCCGGTGCAGTTGCGGCGGTTCGGCATGGCGGTGTTCCGGGTGACGGGCGACAGCATGACCCGGGAGGACGGCAGCGGTCTGGTGGACGGCGGCTGGGTACTGGTGGACACGCGGGACCCCCTGACCCACGACGGGCACCTGGGAGCGTTCCAGTTGGACGACGGCACGATGGTCACCAAGCGCTACGGGTTGCACAAGGGGCGGCCCTCGATGCACAGCGACAACCCGGCGTATGAGCCGCTGCCGCTCTCAGCAGGCATTCGGCGCCTGGGGCGGGTCTATGCCTACAGCACCGATGGTCGGACGTGGGAGAAGGTCGGCTGGAAAGGGTGGAACTGA
- a CDS encoding recombinase family protein: protein MTPSIAAIGCIRVSTDQQADQYGPDRQRQEIEREAERAGLDIIDWLEESVSGANHARAAENAYYALLRERPGLNFIFSHPNRVGRHVEVIVGIARTIHQRGGTVHVAGLGNLRDARNWKYFLRDAADAESDYQNIVHQLVSGKRAKAAIHGLWPHGDVPWGYVLQRDQRGRSTLPAPDPAVAPIIRRVFDLAETMGQARMQQVLNAEGLPTAKGGRWATTSLNNILSNSRYTGEAVFQGITVRYEAIITKEQFERVQVKRALRKREPGPRDTSLLWAGHVRCPDCGGSIGRDGHKTKYGQYIYYRCWRSRRGEAARQGLEQPCANSRNWPTGEADDLWWLYLVEHLTDPALLAEIVAPPIEPAVSPPPARVSELEDAIARAWEPFAAGKIPQSVAERLAAPYVAELEQLRAEYGPRPARPAPNYAVQAAQFASALRGGGLTFAQRRELLAALDVRLYVGPHGPERLSLNIP from the coding sequence GTGACTCCCTCCATTGCTGCCATTGGATGCATCCGCGTCAGCACCGACCAGCAGGCGGACCAATACGGCCCGGATCGCCAACGCCAGGAGATTGAACGCGAGGCTGAGCGGGCAGGGTTGGACATCATCGACTGGCTGGAGGAATCGGTCAGCGGCGCCAACCATGCCCGCGCTGCCGAGAACGCCTACTACGCCCTGCTGCGCGAGCGGCCTGGCCTGAATTTCATCTTCAGCCACCCAAACCGCGTGGGCCGACACGTCGAGGTCATCGTCGGCATTGCCCGGACCATCCACCAGCGCGGCGGCACCGTCCACGTTGCGGGGCTTGGCAACCTGCGAGATGCCCGGAACTGGAAATACTTCCTGCGCGACGCTGCTGACGCCGAGAGCGATTACCAGAACATCGTCCACCAGCTGGTGAGCGGCAAACGGGCGAAGGCGGCCATTCACGGACTCTGGCCGCACGGCGACGTGCCCTGGGGCTACGTCCTGCAACGTGACCAGCGGGGCCGCTCCACGCTGCCTGCGCCGGACCCCGCCGTAGCACCCATCATCCGCCGCGTATTCGACCTTGCGGAGACGATGGGCCAAGCCAGGATGCAGCAGGTGCTGAATGCCGAGGGCCTGCCCACCGCGAAGGGCGGCAGGTGGGCGACCACCAGCTTGAACAACATCCTCAGCAACAGTCGCTACACCGGCGAGGCCGTGTTTCAGGGCATCACCGTGCGCTACGAGGCCATCATCACCAAGGAGCAGTTCGAGCGCGTACAGGTCAAGCGTGCCCTGCGCAAGCGCGAGCCAGGGCCGCGCGACACCTCGCTGCTGTGGGCCGGGCACGTGCGTTGCCCAGACTGTGGCGGGTCTATCGGGCGGGACGGGCACAAGACCAAGTACGGCCAGTACATCTACTATCGCTGCTGGCGCTCCCGGCGGGGTGAGGCAGCGCGGCAGGGCCTCGAGCAACCGTGCGCGAACAGTCGCAACTGGCCGACCGGCGAAGCCGACGACCTCTGGTGGCTCTACCTGGTGGAGCACCTGACCGACCCAGCGTTGCTGGCCGAGATCGTCGCGCCACCGATTGAACCTGCGGTCTCTCCCCCACCAGCCCGCGTCTCCGAGCTGGAAGACGCCATTGCCCGGGCCTGGGAACCCTTCGCTGCCGGGAAGATTCCGCAGTCGGTGGCCGAGCGGCTCGCCGCGCCTTATGTGGCCGAGTTGGAGCAGTTGCGGGCGGAGTACGGTCCCCGGCCTGCCCGACCTGCGCCCAACTACGCGGTGCAGGCGGCACAGTTCGCGTCGGCGTTGCGCGGTGGGGGGCTGACGTTCGCGCAGCGACGGGAGTTGCTGGCGGCACTAGACGTGCGGCTGTACGTCGGGCCACACGGCCCCGAGCGCCTGAGCCTGAACATCCCTTAA